One Lachancea thermotolerans CBS 6340 chromosome F complete sequence DNA window includes the following coding sequences:
- the PAH1 gene encoding phosphatidate phosphatase PAH1 (similar to uniprot|P32567 Saccharomyces cerevisiae YMR165C SMP2 Protein involved in respiration and plasmid maintenance): MQYVGRAIGSVSKTWSSINPATLSGAIDVVVVEHPDGRLACSPFHVRFGKFQILKPSQKKVLVSVNGQPTNIPMKLGDSGEAYFVFETEGDMGTIPDELISSPVVSAASSPSASPNTNSKSQSETNLEEPDFLDIGKPAQGEVAPPSTPPPPRRPSIFEERARKLNEKLHEKQIPSKFDMNGDLLLDIEGYKPSKDRVHTTDEMLKQLLRDELGTEFDISTFVKEDHNGNMRIMNPGESNHLHSPLCSPRTLASDDFDNTVSGISESSSQTDVTTSTERDSRESLGKANSAVSEKNYIKTIRLTSEQLQCLELKYGENDLSFSVDNSRAVVTAKLFLWRWDVPLVISDIDGTITKSDALGHVLTMIGRDWTHLGVAQLFTQIKRNGYNVVYLTARSAGQADSTRSYLRSIVQDGFKLPRGPVILSPDRTMAALRREVILKKPEVFKIACLNDLRNLYVGEFDSGEKADDDRKDELPTPFMAGFGNRITDALAYRTVGIPSSRIFTINPDGEVHMELLELAGYRSSYIHINELVDHFFPPVGLNYVNCADDHRSLSPTPGSPVGTMTEERSFHRPQDVKFTDVNFWRDPIPSLADVSDLSSLESEDTRDPLDSSSRGKAPSEGWDVKSSKSDSLETDAPSTPQSARSAGHPSSASKNIGKQMYLELGSPLASPKLRYIDSKKAEDKMKSLAISSPPKASTQTSTFSVFNDGSMHDPKDTDAKFAPPGRSMNHQETSDDEFDEDEFDYEPCSSGVSDHDVNENSELDDANDNLTGNEVNDDEFDEDEFDQ; this comes from the coding sequence ATGCAGTACGTTGGAAGGGCCATAGGATCTGTGTCGAAAACGTGGTCTTCCATAAATCCAGCTACACTCTCCGGTGCGATTGACGTCGTAGTTGTCGAACATCCTGACGGTCGACTAGCCTGCTCACCCTTCCATGTGAGATTTGGGAAGTTCCAAATATTGAAGCCCTCTCAAAAAAAGGTTCTGGTATCTGTAAATGGCCAACCCACAAATATTCCTATGAAGCTTGGGGATTCCGGCGAAGCCtactttgttttcgaaaCGGAGGGAGATATGGGGACAATACCTGATGAGCTCATCTCCTCGCCGGTGGTCAGCGCCGCAAGCAGTCCATCTGCTTCACCCAATACGAATAGCAAATCGCAGAGCGAAACGAACTTAGAAGAACCAGACTTCCTAGATATTGGTAAACCAGCTCAAGGTGAGGTGGCCCCTCCTTCGACGCCTCCCCCACCACGGCGCCCCTCGATATTCGAAGAACGAGCTAGAAAGCTTAATGAGAAGCTGCATGAAAAGCAAATTCCAAGTAAATTTGATATGAATGGCGATTTACTACTCGATATCGAGGGGTACAAGCCCAGTAAAGATAGAGTTCACACCACTGATGAAATGCTGAAGCAATTGTTACGTGATGAATTGGGGACTGAATTTGATATTTCTACATTTGTGAAAGAAGACCACAATGGAAACATGAGAATAATGAACCCCGGGGAGTCCAATCACCTGCACTCACCTTTATGTTCCCCACGTACATTAGCAAGTGACGACTTTGATAATACCGTGTCAGGCATTTCGGAGTCATCTTCCCAAACTGATGTGACTACTTCAACTGAGCGCGACTCACGAGAATCTCTCGGGAAGGCGAATTCAGCTGTTTCCGAGAAGAATTACATCAAGACCATCCGGCTAACTTCTGAGCAGCTGCAGTGCCTGGAGTTGAAGTATGGTGAAAACGACCTTTCGTTTTCCGTGGATAACAGTAGGGCAGTCGTCACTGCCAAGCTATTTTTATGGCGCTGGGATGTTCCACTAGTTATTTCCGATATTGATGGAACAATAACAAAGTCAGATGCATTGGGGCATGTGCTTACGATGATTGGTAGGGATTGGACGCACCTCGGAGTTGCTCAACTCTTTACTCAAATTAAACGGAATGGTTACAACGTAGTTTACCTTACAGCAAGAAGCGCGGGGCAAGCAGACTCAACGAGAAGCTACCTTAGGAGTATTGTTCAGGACGGTTTCAAGCTGCCGAGAGGCCCTGTCATCCTTTCTCCGGACAGAACCATGGCAGCTTTGAGAAGGGAAGTGATTCTGAAAAAGCCAGAGGTGTTTAAAATCGCGTGCTTGAACGACTTGCGCAACCTTTACGTGGGCGAGTTTGACTCGGGAGAAAAAGCAGATGATGATAGGAAAGACGAGCTCCCGACACCTTTTATGGCTGGCTTTGGGAACAGAATTACTGATGCCTTAGCGTATAGGACAGTGGGGATTCCAAGCTCTCGTATCTTTACCATAAATCCCGATGGAGAAGTCCATATGGAACTTTTGGAGCTCGCTGGATATCGAAGCTCCTACATTCACATAAATGAGCTTGTGGACCACTTTTTTCCTCCTGTGGGACTAAACTATGTCAACTGTGCGGACGACCACAGAAGTCTATCACCTACTCCGGGGTCTCCCGTTGGAACTATGACAGAGGAGCGGTCTTTTCATAGGCCACAGGACGTTAAGTTTACGGACGTAAACTTTTGGCGAGACCCCATTCCCTCTCTAGCTGACGTCTCAGACTTGAGCAGCCTCGAATCAGAAGATACGCGCGATCCTCTTGATTCTAGCAGTCGTGGCAAGGCTCCCTCTGAGGGCTGGGATGTCAAGAGTTCCAAAAGCGACAGTTTGGAGACGGACGCCCCCTCGACACCGCAGAGTGCAAGAAGTGCTGGGCACCCCTccagtgcttcaaaaaatattGGGAAGCAGATGTACCTTGAACTCGGATCACCTCTAGCGTCGCCCAAGCTTCGCTATATTGATTCCAAAAAAGCCGAAGACAAGATGAAATCTCTCGCAATCTCCAGCCCGCCCAAAGCAAGCACACAAACATCGACATTCAGTGTGTTCAACGATGGATCTATGCACGATCCTAAAGATACA